The genomic stretch AGTGGACGGTGGACGGCCCGCGCGGGCGCACCATCGTCGAGAGCGAAGGCCAAGTCCGCTTCGACGACGGCCCGACCGAGCGCAACGTCGAGCGCACGCAGGTCAACGGGCGCACCGTCGACCCGGCGCGCGGACGCGGGCAGGGCGGACGCTGGCAGCGCGCCTTCGGACCGGCCGGGCGCGAGGTCCACGCCCCCCCCGGCCTCCCCGACCAGTTCCTGTTCGACGCCCGCCCCCTCGGCATCGCGGCCGACCGTGCCGAGGGCGTGCTCGCGTGGCGCGTCGACCTCGACACGCGCACGGATCGCGCCGAAGCCTGGTTCACCCGCTCCGACTCGCCCCGGCTGCTGGCGGTCCGGGTCGAGGGACGCCGCCCCCGTGGCGGGCGCTTCGTGCGCGAGATCCGCTACGCCCGCGTCCGCGGGCTGGACGTGCCGTCCGAGTCGCGGACGACGTTCACCGTTCGGCAACGTCGCCGCCTGCGCGAGTACTTCGTGACCCTCACCGCCGTTGGTGCGTACTCCGGACACACGCTCCGCTAGCCCCACCCCATGCGCCGCGACGACCCCGCTCTCCCCTACGCCGAGGTCGGCCTCACCGACGAGGCCGCCGCCGCGCACGCGCTCAACCGGCTCGGCTATGGCCCCCGCCCCGGCGAGGCCGCCGCCGTGGCCGAGCGCGGTGTCGAGGACTGGATCGCCGAGCAGCTCGCCGCGCTCCGCCCCGACGCCGACCTCGACCGCCGCCTCGCCGGGTTCGACTACCTCGGCATGGACGCCGAGGCGGTCGCGACCACCTTCGTCCCCCCGAACTACGCGCTCCAGATCGCGGTGGCGCGCGGCGACCTGCCGAGCGGCTTCACGCCCCGCGACGCCGAGATCCGCGACCGCCTCGACGCCTGGATGGCCCGCGAGGGCTTCCGTCACATCCGCGACCTGCGGAACGACGTGGTCCAGGCCAAGCTGATCCGCGCGGTGCACGCGCAGAGTCAGCTCCGCGAGGTGCTGACGGACCTGTGGTACAACCACTTCAACGTCGACGCGCGCGGGCAGGCGATCTCCTTCGTCGCCTCGTACGAGCGCGACGCGATCCGCCCCCACGTCCTCGGGCGCTTCCGGGATCTGCTGGGAGCCACGGCCCGCCACCCGGCGATGCTCCAGTACCTCGACAACAGCAGGTCCCGAGCCCCCTCGGGCACAACGACCACCTTCGGCCGCGCGCCGGGGCAGGGCGGGCTGAACGAGAACTACGGCCGCGAGCTGCTCGAACTCCACACCCTCGGCGTCGACGGCGGGTACTCGCAGGCCGACGTGCTGGCGGCGGCGCGCGCCTTCACCGGGTGGACCGTCACGCCCGTCCGCGGTCGAGAGGACGCCATCGAGCGCCAGCTCCAGAACCTGGAGCGGCTGGAGCGCCGGGGCGAAACCGGGATCGTCCGCGAGGGCCTGTTCCTCTTCCGCCCCAACTGGCACGACGCCGAGCCGAAGACGCTCCTCGGGCAGACGCTGCCCGGCGGGCGCGGCATCGAGGACGGCGAGGACGTGCTCGACCTGTTGGCCGCCCACCCCGCCACCGCCCGCCACATCGCCCGCACGCTCGCGATCCGCTTCGTGGACGACAACCCGGCGGACGCGCTCGTCGACCGCCTGGCGGACGTGTACCGCCGTACCGACGGCAACCTCGGGGCGGTGATGGCCTCGCTCGTCCGAGACGAGGCGTTCTGGGCCTCGGCGACCTCGGGACCGGAAGGGGCGCCCTCGAAGGTCAAGACCCCCTTCGAGTACGTCGCCAGCGCAGCCCGTGCCACGGCAGCCCCGATCACCGAGATCCGCGGCATCGCGCGGGCGCTCCGCAACATGGGCGAGCCCGTCTTCCACGCCGAGCCGCCGACCGGCTTCCCGGACCACGCCGAGGCGTGGGTCAACGCGGGCCTGCTGCTGACGCGGATGAACCTCGGCCTGCGCCTCGCCTCGGGCCGCCTCCGCGGCGCCCAGCCCGACCTCGACGCCCTCACCGGCGGACGCCAACCCGAGTCCGTCGACGCCGCACTCGACACCTACATCCGCACCCTGCTGCCCGGCCGCGACCCCGCGCCGACAGTCGAGCTGCTCCAGCCCATCGTCCGCGAGCCCGCCTTCGCCCGCCGGGTCGCCGAGGCGGCCGGGGAGGCCGAGGCCCGCACCCCGATGGCTCTCGACGACGACGGCGTCTTCGAGGCCGACGAGCCGGTGCCCTTCGACGCCGACGACACGGCGGCCTTCGTGGTCGGCGTCGTGCTCGGCTCGCCTTCCTTCCAGCGTCAGTAGCCCTCCGGGGTGCCCACCATGACTCGTCGCGCATTTGTCTCCTCCAGCGGGCTCGCCCTCCTCGCCACCGGCGTCGGCGGCGTGCCCACGTTCCTGGCCAAGGCCGCGCAGGCCACGCCGAAAGGCCCGTTCCAGCGGCGCAAGGTGCTGGTCACCATCTTCCAGCGCGGTGCCATGGACGGCCTCGCGGCGGTCCAGCCGCTCTCGGACCCGCTCCTCTCCCGCCTCCGCCCGACGCTCGCCCTCGACCCGCGCCGGCAGTTGGTCGACCTCGACGGGCGCTACGGCCTCCACCCGTCGCTCTCGCCGCTGGCCCGCTACTTCACCGAGGGGCGCCTCGGCATCGTCCACGGCGCAGGCTCGCCGGTGGCGACGCGGTCGCACTTCGACGCGCAGGACTTCATGGAGACCGGCCAGCCGGGCGACAAGCGGGCCTCGACGGGCTGGCTGAACCGCGCCACCGGTCTCCTCGGCCACGAGCCCGAGACGCCGTTCCAGGCCGTCGCCCTGACGCCCGCGCTGCCGCTCTCGCTCCAGGGGCCCGTGCCGACGCTCGCCGTCTCCAACCTGGAGGAGTTCGGCGTCATCGGTCCCGGCGGGATGCGAGGTGGCGCAGCGGGCGCGAGCCTGGAGGCGCTCTACGCGCAGACGGCGGGTGACCTGCTCAGCAACACCGGCCGCGAGGGCCTGGACGCGGCGCGCCTGCTCGAGTCCGCCCGGCTGGATCGCTACACGCCCGAGAACGGCGCCACCTACCCGCGCTCCGACCTCGCCGAGAGCCTTCGCCAGATCGCCCAGCTCATCAAGGCGGACGTCGGCCTGGAGGTCGCCTTCGCGGAGGCGGGCGGCTGGGACACCCACGCGCGCCAGGGCGGCGAGACGGGCTCGTTCGCGCGGCGCGGCGAGGACCTCGCCCAGTCCATCGCGGCGTTCTGGACCGACATCGAGCGCTTCCACGACGACGTGACGGTGCTCACGATGACCGAGTTCGGGCGGACGGTCGCCGAGAACGGCACCGGCGGCACCGACCACGGGCGCGCGTCGGCCATGTTCGTGCTCGGCAACGACGTGCGCGGCGGCGAGGTCCACGGCCAGCCGCTCGTCCTCGACCCGGACGCGCTGGAGGACGGCCGCGACCTCCCGGTCACGACCGACTTCCGGTCCATCTTCGCCAGCGTCGCGGGCGGCCACCTCGGCATCCCGACGGGCACGGAGCTCTTCCCCGGCTGGACGGGGCGGCCGCTGGACCTGATCCGAGGGTAGCGGCTCCGCGGGCCGCGCTGTGCCCGCCTCGGTGCCGAGGCGGGCGTGGCGGCCCCTACTTGTAGACCGAGCCGGCGTCGAACACCGGCGTGCCGACGGTCTCCAGCGCCCCGTCCTCGACACGGCGGTAGAAGCAGCTCCGGTGCCCCGTGTGGCAGGCCGCGTCGCCCACCTGCTCGATCCGGAACAGGATCGCGTCCCCGTCGCAGTCGATGAACGCCGACTTGACGTGCTGGACGTTGCCGCTGGTCTCGCCCTTCACCCAGACCTTCTGGCGCGAGCGGCTCCAGTACGTCATGATGCCCGTCTCGAGCGTCTGCGCGAGCGTCTCGCGGTTCATGTAGGCGAGCATCAGGACATCGCCGGTGGCGTCGTCCTGGGCGATGGCGGCGACGAGGCCGTCGGCGTTGAACGTGGCGGCGTCGAGGAGGGGCTGGAGATCCATCGGAGGGAGGTATGAAGGGTGGAGTGGACGCAAGGTGACGCCCCGATGTCCCTTCTGGAATGGAAAACGCCGGGAAGTCGGGACCCAGCGGCCCGCGTGGAGTAGGCTCCCACCGTCGTCCCTCTCCGTCTATGCGTCTGTTTCCTCTTCTCCTCGCGCTCCCCGTCCTGCTGCTCGCCTGCGAGCCCGACGCCTCGCCATCGGAGGCCCCCGCCGAGGCGGAGGTGCCAGCGTTCCGCGGGGACCTGACGTCCGTCGACGATGGCGCGGAGACCGAGGGCTTCGCCAGTCTCCGCGACTCGCTCCGGGCCGTCGTCGCCCGACGCGACACGGCGGCACTGCTGGCCCTCGTCGCCCCGGATGCGCGCCTGTCGTTCGGCGACACCCCCGGCGGACCGGACGGCTTCCGAGCCCTCTGGTTCGAGGGTGCCCCCGATGAGCCGATCTGGGACCTCCTCCCCCGCCTTCTCGACGGTGGCAGCGTCGAGGAGGACGGCGCGGTGATCGTGCCCGCCATCGCGACGCTGTGGCCGGAGAGCCTCGACCCGTTCGCCAACGTCGCCATCCCCGGCGACGACGTGACGGCGTTCGATGCCCCCGACGGGACGCCGCTGGCGACGCTGAGCCGCACCACCCTGCCCACCTCGGGCCCGGCCACGGACGGCTGGCGCCCCGTGACGCTCCCCGACGGACGCGCGGCGGTCGTCCCCGAACCGGCCGTGCTGAGCCCCGTCGGCTACCGCGCCACGTTCTGGGACGACGGCGACGGCTGGCACCTGCGCTCCTTCCTCACGGGAGACTAGGTGGATCGCCTGTCAGGGAACCTCTCCCGCCCCGCGTCGATCCGCGACGGCGTGCGCCTCCTTCTCCCCCTGCTCCTACTCGGCCTCGGCGCCTGCGCCACGCCCGTCGCCCCCACCGGCGGCCCGGCCGACACGACGCCCCCGTCGCTCGTCTCGACCGATCCGGCGGACGGGTCGACCAACGTCACCGAGCGCACGATCCGGCTGACGTTCTCGGAGCGCCTCGCCGCCACCGCCGCGAACGCCGTCACGGTGACGCCCGCCTCCGACACGCCGCCGGAGGTGCGTGTCCGCGGACGCGAGGTAGACGTGACCCTGCCGTCGCTCCGCGACTCGACGACCTACGTCATCACCGTCGGTACGGCGCTGGCCGATCAGCGAAGCGTGGCCCTGCGCGCTCCCATCACGGTCGCCTTCGCGACGGGGGATGCCATCGACCGCGGACAGATCGTGGGACTCGTCCGCGAGCCCGAGCGGGGCGCCAGCGCAGGCGGCTTCGCTGTGTGGGCATATGCCCTCCCCGACACGCTCGCGCCTCCCGACCCGCGGACGGTCACGCCCGACTACCGCACGGAGACCGGCACCGACGGCGCGTTCCGCCTGGAATACCTGCGGCCGGGCCGCTACGCCGTCGCCGCGGTGCAGGACCGAAACCGCAACGGCCGGGCCGACGCGGGCGAGCGGTTCGCCGCCTCCCCGACGCCCTTCCTCGTCGCCTCAGCCGATTCGTCCGCCCCCCCGACGCCCGCGACGTTCTGGACGACGGTCCTCGACACGATCCCGCCCGTCGCCCAGCGCCTCCGCCCGATCTCCGACCGGCGACTGGCCCTCCGGTTTTCCGAGCCCGTCCAGCTCCGCGACGCGGCGGCCTTTTCCGACGCCATGGTCGTGACCGACTCCACCTCGGGTGCGGAGCGAGCCGTCTCGTGGTACCAGCCTGCCGGGTCGGCCTTCGAGGTCGTCGCCGAGGCGGACGCGGCGCTGCCGGAAGCCCGGCTGGTCGTCACCTACACGCCGCCCGAGACTCCGGCCCTCGCCGACTCCGCAGGTCTCGGCCCCGAGGCCTTCCGCCTGAGCACCACGCCTCCGGCCCGCGCGGACACGGTCGCCGCGCGTGTCGATGCCTTCCTTCCCGTCTCCTCGGACTCGCTGACGAGCCTCCGCCCTGGCCAGCGCCCCGGCGTCCGGTTCACGTCGCCCCCCGGTGCCCGGCTCGACGGCGTCCGCCTCCTCGCCGGGGGCACGCCGCTACCGGTCGGCTTCGAGAGCACGGACGGCGTCACGTTTCGGCCCGACTCCACGACCGCGCTGCCGGCGGCATTCACCCTGTCTGTCGAGGTCGGGCCCGACTCCGTCCGCACGCGGGGCTACCGGGTCCCGGACGCGCGCGACCTCGGCGCCATCCTGGGCCAGGTCACCGCAGACGCGCCCGTCATGGTCGAGGTCCGCCCCGAGAGTGGCGCCCCCCTCCTCGTGCGGGCCGACGCAGACGGCAGCTTCCTCGCCGACGGTCTCCTGCCCGGCCCCTACACGCTCCGCATCTGGGCCGACCGCGACGGCGACGCCCGGTGGACGGGCGGGCGCCTCGCCCCCTACCGCGCCGCCGAGCCTCTCTACTTCTCGCCCCAGCCCGTGCAGGTCCGCGCACGCTGGGAGACAGAGATCGACCCGGTGACGCTATGACCGAGCCCATCCTCGGTGCTGGTGGCATGAAGGCGGCGGACGCGGCCACCATCGAGACGTGGGGCGTCCCGGGGCGCGTGCTGATGGAGACCGCGGGCCGCGCGGCGGCCCGCGAGATCGCGGCCCGCTACCCGGTCGCCGACCGCGACCTCCAGGTGCTTGTGGGCACTGGCAACAACGGCGGCGATGGGCTCGTGGTGGCGCGCGTGCTGGCGGGCCACGGCGCCCTTGTCCGCGTGCTCGTTCTCCCCGGCGAGGGGACACCGGACCGCGCGGCGAACCTCGCGCTCCTCCGGCGTCTCGCCGACGCGACGAGCGGAATCGAGGTCGTCCCTTTCGAAGACGTGCACCAGGCCGCCAACGCCCCGGCCGATCTGGTCGTGGACGCCCTGCTTGGCATCGGCATCACCGGCGACCTACGCAAGCCCACGCGGTCGCTGTGCGCCTGGATGAACCGGAGCGCCGTGTCGGTCGTCGCGCTCGATGTCCCCTCCGGCCTCGATGCCACGACGGGCCGCGCCGCACCCGACACTGTGGACGCCACCCTGACGGTCGCCTTCGGAGGGGTCAAGGCAGGCCTGCTGCTCGGCGACGGGCCGACGCACGCGGGCGAGGTCGTGACGGTGGAGATCGGCATCCCGGATGCGCTGCTGCGTGAGCACGCGACGGCGTTCCGTATCCCGCCGGGAGCCATCGGGCGGATGCTGCCGCGCCGCAGCGCAGACGCCCACAAGTACACCGCAGGGCAGGTGCTCGCCGTCGTCGGGAGCCGGGCGTTCAGCGGCGCCGCCGTGCTCTCGACCGCTGCCGCCTACCGGGTCGGCGCCGGGGCCGTCGTGGCGACCGTCCCCACCTCGGCGGCGGCGGCGGTGGACCTGCGCAACGCCGAGGTCATGGTGGACGCCCAGCCGGAGACCGAGGCGGGCACCCTGGCGGCGTCCGCCCGCGACGCGATCCTGGCGCGGGCCGACCGTGCCGACGCCGTGCTCGTCGGGTGCGGGCTGGGGCGAGATCCCGAGACGACAGATCTCGTCCGCTCTCTCGTCGCCACGGTGGCTGCGCCCCTCGTCCTCGACGCCGATGGGCTGTCGGCCTTCGCCGGAGATGCCGACCGACTCCGCCAGCGCACGCGGCCGCTCGTGCTGACGCCCCACCTGGGGGAACTGCGGCGCCTCGTCGGGGACGACACATTCGATCCGGAGGATCGCATCGAAACCTGCCGGAGGCTTGCGTCACAGTGGGATGCGACCCTCGTGCTCAAAGGGATGCCGAGCGTGATCGGCCTGCCCGACGGCCGCGTGCTCGTCGGCCCGCCGGGCGAACCGGCCCTCGCCACGGCCGGGACCGGCGACACGCTCGCGGGATCCATCGTCGGACTGCTCGCCCAGGGTCTCTCCCCGGCCGAAGCCGCGCTCTGCGCCCTCCACCTCGGGGCCACGGCCGCCCGCCTCTGGGCCGCCGACCACGGCGCGGCCGGGCTCGTCGCCTCCGACCTGATCGCTCGGCTTCCCGCCGCTGCCCACGCCCTCCGATCGTGACCCGATTCCTCGCCGTCGCCTGGACGCTGGGCATCCTGCTGGCCTGCCTGATCCCCGGATCGCAGATCACCCCACCTTCCTTCCTGCCGTTCTCCATCGACAAGTGGGTGCACCTGGTGATGTTCGTGGGGTTCGGGGCGCTCTGGACCACCGTCCGTCCCGACCGGGCGTGGACCGTCTTCTGGGTGGGAGCGGCCTACGGGGTCGCCATCGAGATCCTGCAAGGCCTCCTTCCCATCGGGCGGTCGCCGGACATCCTGGACGCGCTGGCCGACGGGGTCGGCCTCGGGCTGGGCATCGGACTGGCCGTGCTTCTGACGCGCAAGGTGTCGAGCAACGATTAAGGACAGGGCGTGTCTGGATGGGACACGTTTCCCCTGTCCCATGTCCGTCCAGAAAACCCCGGAGGCCGATGTCCGGCGCCGCCGCCCGCTCTACGCCGAGGTGGGGATGATCGTCGCGCTGGTCGCCGTCATCGCCGCGTTCACCGTCCCGACGCCCCCCGCCGAGCCAGCCTCGTTCGCCGAGGGCCCTGACGATGTGTTAGAGCCGCTGTTCGCGGACCCGACGATCCAGACCACGCCCCCGCCACCTCCACCTCCTGCCCCGCCGCCGCCCGTCGAGGTCGCCAACGACATCGAGGTGGAAGACCTCATTCGCGACCTCGACCTGTCGTCGGATGAGGTGCCGCAGATTTCAGCGACGCCCCCGGCGGATCCGCCCGTCATCGCGCCTCCGGTCGTCGCGGACCCGCCGCCCGTCCCCCCGACGCCGCCGGTGGTGGAGCCGGTCGAGGACCCCATTTTCACGGTGGTGGAGGTCAACCCGGAGCTCATCGGCGGCCTCGCCGGACTGCAGAGCCGGGTGATCTATCCCGAGATGGCGCAGCGCGTCGGCATCGAGGGTCAGGTCGTGGTCCAGTTCGTCGTCGACGAGCGTGGCAACGTCGTGGACCCGGTGGTGCTGCGCTCGCCCAGCGAGCTCCTCTCCGAGGCCGCGCTGACGGCCGTTCGCGAGAGTCAGTTCACGCCGGGCCAGCAGCGCGGTCGCCCCGTCAAGGTGCGATTCGCCGTCCCGGTGACGTTTCGCCTGCGCTGACGCCCGAGCAACTTCTGCGCGAGGCCTGTGTCTGTAGACCGGACGCTCGCCGATTTCCGCACAGGACTCGCGCCGACGCCCCCGACGGGCCTACCTTCCCCCCGAGGCCTGACCCGGCCGCCCTCTCTCCCTTCCGACATGGCCCTCTACAAGACGCCCAAAGCCGACCTCAAGCGGAAATACCCGCTCTTCCTGCAGTTGGGGCTGCTCGCCTCGCTCGCCCTCATGGTCGCCGCGTTCACCGTCCCGTACTCGGGCGGTAGCGAGGTGGTGGTGATGGACGACGCGCAGGAGATCATTGAGCTCGAGGACATCGAGCAGACGCAGCAGATCCAGCCGCCTCCCCCTCCGCCGCCCGCGCCGCCTCCGCCGCAGGAGGTCCCGGACGACATCGAGATCGAGGAGGAGGTCATCGAGGAGATCGACCTCGACCTGACCGACACCCCGCCGCCGCCGCCGGCCCCGCCCGCCCCGCCGGCCGCTCCGCCGCCGCCGCCGGACGCCCCGCCGCCGCCCCCGCCGCCGCCGCCGCCGGAGCCCGAACCGACGGAGCCCGAGATCTTCGAGGTCGCGGAGGTCCAGCCGGAGCTCATCGGTGGCCTGCCCGGCCTGCAGAGCCGTGTCGAGTACCCCGAGTTCGCGCGTCGCGCGGGCATCGAGGGTCAGGTCGTGGTCCAGTTCGTCGTCGACGAGCGTGGCAACGTCGTGGACCCGGTGGTGCTGCGCTCGCCCAACGAGCTCCTCTCCGAGGCCGCGCTGACGGCCGTCCGCGAGAGCCGGTTCACGCCGGGCCAGCAGCGCGGTCGCCCCGTCAAGGTCCGCTTCGCCGTCCCGGTGACGTTCCGCCTGCGCTAGACCGAGTCTCGGTCCCCGCTTCCACCGCCCCGCTGGTTCCGACCGGCGGGGCGGTTTTCGTTATCTGCCATGCCCATCGACCTGTCCGGGGCGCCCCCGCCTGCGTTCGAGAGCGCGTCCGAGTCGGACCTTCGGACGCTCAAAACGCTCACGCTCCGGCTTGCGGTGTCTGCCCAGGCATGGGCGCTGAAGCCTGCCGCGGTTGGCGGTGGCGGCCCGTCCTTCGAGGGGCTCACCCTCCGCGCGCTCACCGACGGGCTCGGCGAGGACGACCGCGCCGAGGTCCCCTACGCCTCGGAGACGACGCATTCCATCGCGCTCGCTCTGGAGGCCGAAGCGGCGGTGCCCACCGCCACCAGCAGCCGGTTTCGTCACACCGTCCGCGCCACCGTGTCGGGCGTCGGTCCGCGCGACATCGACCTGCGGGTGGTCTGGCGCTAGCGCTCGCGCGGCTGCACAGTGTGGCGGACGCTCCCGTCGGGATCGCCGACCAGGACGTCGGTCGCCACGTTTACGAACAGGCCGTGGCCGAGCACGCCCGGAATGCCGTCGATGGCTGCGCCGAGCGCGCCGGGATCGCGGATGCCCTCAAACCGGGCATCGAGGATCCAGAGGCCCTGATCGGTGACCACCGGCCCGTCTTTTCGCTGGCCCATGCGCAGGTCGGGCTCGGCGCCGAGCCCGCGAAGCGCGCGCGCGACGGCGGGCTCCGCGAACGGCAGCACCTCGACGGGGACGGGCATCGTGGTCCCGAGGCGGGCGACCTCCTTGGAGGTGTCCACCAGGACCACGAAGCGGGCGGCGAGGGCGGCCACCACCTTCTCGCGGACGTGCGCCGCGCCCCGCCCCTTGATGAGGTCGAGGTCCGGGCTCACCTCATCGGCACCGTCGAAGGCGAGGTCCAGGGGCGCCTGCGCCGTCGGGAGTGCGGCCATCCCCAGGTCGTCCAGCGTGATGAGCGGGACGCCGGACGCCCGCGCCAGCCGCTCAGCCGCAAATGAGGTCGGCACGCCGACGACACGCAGTCCCTCCGCCTCGATGCGGCGGCCGAGGGCCTCGATGGCGAACGCCGTCGTGGAGCCCGTCCCCAGGCCGAGACGCATGCCGTCTTCGACGAGAGCGGCGGCGGCGTGGCCGACCGCGCGTTTGGCATCTTCAGAAGTGGACATGGCGGAACGCACAGGATGAGGAGACGGAGCCGCAAGCTAGCGGGTGCCGAGACTCGAATCCTCTGTTCTCTGCCCGCTTTCTCCTACTCGTAGCGCAGCGCCTCGATGGGATGGAGCCGCGCCGCCTTGGTGGCCGGGTAGACACCGAACACGAGCGCCACGACGGTGACGCCCAGGACCGCGATGGTCGCCCAGCCCCACGGGAAGGCGGGCGCCGTCGTCATGAGCGCCGCCACCACGTTGCCCCCGAGGACACCCATCAGGATGCCCGCCAGACCGCCAAGCTGGCACAGCACCACCGCCTCGACGAGGAACTGGAGCAGGATGTCGCGCCGGGTCGCACCGAGCGACTTGCGGACGCCGATCTCGCGCGTCCGCTCAGTCACGCTCACCAGCATGATGTTCATCACGCCGACGCCGGCCGCCAGCAGCGCGATCAGGCCGATGCCCGCGCCGCCGGTCGCGAGGGCGCTCGTGAACGCCTTGAGTCCGTCGGCCGCCTCGGCACTGGTGAACGTCTCGAAGTTGTCCTCGGCCTCGGGCGGGAGCCGACGTACCGCCCGCAGCGCGCCGACGGCCTGGTCCTGGGTCGCCGCCAGCATCTCGGCGCTCGGCGCGCGGACGTCAATGGTCACGTCACGATCCTGCAATCCGAACACCGGAATCCCCCGCGTGATGGGCACGATCACGCGGTTGTTGGAGTCGCCCAGGTTGAGCCCGCCGCTCTTCTCCTCCAGCACGCCCACCACCGTGAAGCGCACCCCGTCGATGCGCACCTCACGGCCCAGCGGGTCCATGTCGCCGAACACCTCCTCGGCGACCGTCGAGCCCAGGACCGTCACGGAAGCCGCCGAGCGGACGTCGTCCTCGGACAGGAACCGTCCCTGGTCCATCTCCCAGCCGTTGTTTTGCGCGTAGCCCTGGTCGGTCGCCATCACGTTCACGTCGGGGTCCGTCGAGGCCTCGGTCGTCCGCACCTCGCGGCTGCCGCCCCACAGCGTCGAACTGACCGAGGCGGCCAGCGGCACGCGGTCCTGCAACGCCAGCGCCTGGTCGTAGGTCAGCTGCGGACGCCGCATCTCCTCCTCCGTCGCGGGCCGGTCGTCCGGGACGCGGTCGAACGAGATCGTCTGGGTGCCCATCGCCGCGAGCTGGCCCATGAGCGTCTGGTCGAGCACCTTGACCGCCGTCACCGACGCGATCACCGAGAACACGCCGATCGCCATGCCGACCAGCGTCAGCGCCGACCGGAGGCGGTTCGAGCGAAGCGCCTGGAGCGCCTGGAGGATGGTCTCGGTCACGGGTTGAGGAGTCGGAGTTCAGAGGGTGGAATTCGGAACTGCGTGTCGCCGCCCCGAACGCCAGCCTCATTCGTAGCGGAGGGCCTCGATGGGTCGCGCCTTCGCCGCCTGCCACGCCGGGACGAGACCGAACGAGACGCCGACGACGGCGCAGATGCCGAAGGCGAGCAGGACGGTGCCGACCGACAACTCGGCGGTGAACACCTGATTGACGCCGAAGGCCACGAGCGCCGCCAGACCGACCCCGATCACGCCCCCCACCAGGCAGATGGCGACCGCCTCGCAAAGGAACTGGAACAGGATGGCCCGGCGCGTCGCCCCGAGCGCCTTCCGGACCCCGATCTCGCGCGTCCGCTCCTTGACGCTCACGAACATGATGTTCATCACCCCGATGCCGCCGACGAGCAGCGACAGCGCGGTCAGGAACAGGCCGACGGCGTACGTCGCGATCCGCATCGTCTGGACGAGGTCGCGGAACTGGTCCTGGCTGTTGACTGAGAAGTCGTCGTCTTCCAGCGCGTCGAGGCCGCGCCAGAGGCGCGTCAGGCCCACGAGTTCGTCGATTGCCTCCGCCTGGTCCACGTCCGGCTTCAGGCGCACCTTGATCGCGAGGTCCTCGGCGTTGCCGAACAGCCGCTTGTAGGTCTCGAACGGCACGATGGCCCGGTTGTCGGCCGACGCCATGCCGAGGAATTTCCCTCGCTTGGTGAGCGTCCCGATCACTTCGAAGCGTTGCCCGCCGATGCGGACTTCCTTGCCGA from Rubrivirga sp. SAORIC476 encodes the following:
- a CDS encoding ABC transporter permease, producing the protein MPALRTEIAEGVRIAGRALWQQKARALLTTLGIVIGIVSVTSMFTVINGIEKEFDRSMAMIGDDALFVQRTPWIILGDWWKYRNRPPVTEDLAPYLRERSETAFAVAAVTGIGATVTRGREEATGVGVETSTADYVETGGVELDLGRFYSDSEDRAARAVTVLGADVVEALFPAEDPIGKEVRIGGQRFEVIGTLTKRGKFLGMASADNRAIVPFETYKRLFGNAEDLAIKVRLKPDVDQAEAIDELVGLTRLWRGLDALEDDDFSVNSQDQFRDLVQTMRIATYAVGLFLTALSLLVGGIGVMNIMFVSVKERTREIGVRKALGATRRAILFQFLCEAVAICLVGGVIGVGLAALVAFGVNQVFTAELSVGTVLLAFGICAVVGVSFGLVPAWQAAKARPIEALRYE
- a CDS encoding energy transducer TonB encodes the protein MALYKTPKADLKRKYPLFLQLGLLASLALMVAAFTVPYSGGSEVVVMDDAQEIIELEDIEQTQQIQPPPPPPPAPPPPQEVPDDIEIEEEVIEEIDLDLTDTPPPPPAPPAPPAAPPPPPDAPPPPPPPPPPEPEPTEPEIFEVAEVQPELIGGLPGLQSRVEYPEFARRAGIEGQVVVQFVVDERGNVVDPVVLRSPNELLSEAALTAVRESRFTPGQQRGRPVKVRFAVPVTFRLR
- the rpiA gene encoding ribose-5-phosphate isomerase RpiA, which gives rise to MSTSEDAKRAVGHAAAALVEDGMRLGLGTGSTTAFAIEALGRRIEAEGLRVVGVPTSFAAERLARASGVPLITLDDLGMAALPTAQAPLDLAFDGADEVSPDLDLIKGRGAAHVREKVVAALAARFVVLVDTSKEVARLGTTMPVPVEVLPFAEPAVARALRGLGAEPDLRMGQRKDGPVVTDQGLWILDARFEGIRDPGALGAAIDGIPGVLGHGLFVNVATDVLVGDPDGSVRHTVQPRER
- a CDS encoding ABC transporter permease, whose protein sequence is MTETILQALQALRSNRLRSALTLVGMAIGVFSVIASVTAVKVLDQTLMGQLAAMGTQTISFDRVPDDRPATEEEMRRPQLTYDQALALQDRVPLAASVSSTLWGGSREVRTTEASTDPDVNVMATDQGYAQNNGWEMDQGRFLSEDDVRSAASVTVLGSTVAEEVFGDMDPLGREVRIDGVRFTVVGVLEEKSGGLNLGDSNNRVIVPITRGIPVFGLQDRDVTIDVRAPSAEMLAATQDQAVGALRAVRRLPPEAEDNFETFTSAEAADGLKAFTSALATGGAGIGLIALLAAGVGVMNIMLVSVTERTREIGVRKSLGATRRDILLQFLVEAVVLCQLGGLAGILMGVLGGNVVAALMTTAPAFPWGWATIAVLGVTVVALVFGVYPATKAARLHPIEALRYE